The Devosia sp. 1566 sequence GCTGGAACGACACGTCTGCGCTGGTGATCTTGTCGGCGACGAACTGTGCCGAGAGTTCGGCTTCCATGGCGGAGATATCGCTGTTGATGCGCTCGAGATCGACCGCGCCCGAGACCTGGAACTGCGTGCGCGTCAGGTCATATTTGAGGTCGGTCGTCAGCAGGCCCATGGCCGAGGTGATGCCGGGGAATGGCGGCACGATCACTTCGGGGATGTCGAGCATGCGCGCCACTTCCACGCCATGCAGCGGGCCGGCCCCGCCAAAGGCGACCAGCGCGAAGCTGCGGGGGTCGATGCCCTTTTGCACGGTGCGCGAGCGGATGGCATTGGCCATGTTGGAATTGATGATGGTGAGGATGCCTTCGGCCGTCTCGTTGATCGACATGCCCAGGCGCTCGGAAAGCTCGCCCACCACTTTGCGCGAGGCGGCTTCATCGAGCGTCATGCCACCGCCAAGGAAATCCTGCGCGGCAAGGCGACCCAGCACCAGATTGGCGTCGGTCACGGTGGGCTCGGTGCCGCCCCGTCCATAGGCTGCGGGACCCGGCACGGCGCCGGCCGATTGCGGACCGACCCGGAAGGCGCCGCCCCGATCGATATGGGCGATGGAGCCACCACCCGCACCAATGGTGTGGATGTCGATCATCGGGGTCAGCAGCGGAAAACCGGCAATGGAGGTGGAGCGCGCATCGGTTTCCGAGAACACCCCATCCACGATGATGCCGATATCGGCGCTGGTGCCACCGATATCGAAGGTGATCAGGCGATCATGGCTGGTGAGATCACCGATCCATTTGCCCCCGAGCACCCCGGCGGCAAGGCCGGACAGCAGGGTCAGGGTTGGCTTTTCCACCACCATCTTGGTGGTGGCGACGCCCCCATTGGAAGCCATGATGCGCAGATCTCCCTGCACACCGATGGCGCGCAGCGCCTTGTCGAGATTGTCGATATAGCGGTCGACCTTGGGGCCGATAAAGGCGGCGAGCGCAGCGGTGGTGAAGCGCTCGAACTCGCGGAACTGGGGGGAGATGAACGACGAAGTGGTGACAAACGCCCCAGGCATCACCTCTTCGACGATGGCCTTGGCTTCAAGCTCATGGGCGGGATTGAGATAGGAAAACAGGAAGCAGATCGCGACCGATTCGACGCCCTCCGCCTTTAGCTCCTGGGCCGCACGGCGCACGCCCTCACGATCCAGCGGCTCCAGCTCAGCGCCGGTCGGGGGCACCAGGCGCCCACCGACGGTCTTGCGATGCTGCCGGCGCACCAGCGGGCGGTGCTGCCAGGGCAGTTCCTGGATAATGGAATAATGCTCCACGCGCTGGTGGCGCCCGATATGGATGATGTCGCGAAAGCCTTCATTGGTGATGAGGCCGGCCTTAGCGCCCTTGTTTTCCAGCACCGAATTGGTGGCGGTGGTGGTGCCATGGAACACATAGTCGATACTGGAAGGCTCGACATTGTTCGCCGCACAAAGCTCGGTAATCCCCGTCATCACGCCGCGCGAGGGGTCGTCAGGCGTGGTGGAGACCTTGTGGATGGCGATGTCTCCGCTGGTCATGTCGCAATAAACCAGGTCGGTAAAGGTGCCGCCGACATCGACGCCGATCGTTTTCATCATATTCTCCGGAAGGCTATTCGTCCTTAGCGTTACGGTACTGTGGATGCATAGTCCATAATCTCTTGGTTGATTTTGCACCGCTGATCAGAAGCCGCTCAACTCTCGGGAAGACAGCACTGGCGCCTGGCAGAACACGCACAACTTTGCTCGCTGCGAAGGCATTCGGTGCCGCATTGTTGTTCAGCGGGCGCAACACTTGGGCGAGCTGCTAATTTTCAGCGGCAATCGAACCAAAAACACCGGAAACGCAGTTGACGAGCGCCGCGAAAGCGGTTGTCAATCGTGGACTATGTATACCCGTGGCGACATGTTGCGGGCGTCTTGGAGAAGGGGACGTGAGGATCATGGCAACAACAACGAGATTGGTGGCGGCCACGCTGGCGCTTGGCTTGCTTTCGGCGGGAGCGACGCAGGCGCAGGACGCCCTGGCAGCAGCGCAGGCGGACCTGGACAAATATACCGGTGTTCCCACGTTCACCGCGCCCGGCGAGCCTTTCGACGCCAAGGCCTGCATGGCCGAAAAGAGCATCCTGTCGGTGCCCGCTTCGAGCGCCGTTCCCTTCGTTGCCACCATTGCCGAGGCCATGGGCGAAATCGCCAAGGAAATCGGCTTTGAATACCAGATCTGGGAAAACCAGGGCCAGCCGACCCAGTGGGTGCAGGGCATCGAATTTGGGGTCACCAACCAGTTCGACCTCATCGATCTCCTGGCCGGGGCCGATCCTCGCGTGCTAACGACGCAGATCAAGGCGGCCCGCGATGCTGGCGCCATCGTCACCGCATCCCACCTCACGGGCTTCGAGCAGGAAGTGCCCGGCGGGCTCACTGCCTCCATCCCGATCGACTACAAGCAGGCCGGCAAGCTGCTGGCTGAATGGGCCATCACCAAGACCCAGGGCAAGGCCAATGCGCTGGTGCTGATCACCAATGAAGTGCTGTCCACCGAGTCCATGATGGCGGGCATCGAGGAGGTCTTTGCTGCCCATCCCGAGAGCAAATTCACAACGGTGAATGTGTCGATCCCCGATTGGGCCAGCAAGATCCAGTCCAATGTGCAGTCTGCGATCATCGCCGACCCGACCATCAACTATATCCTGCCCATCTATGACGGCATGAACCAGTTCGTGGTACCGGCCCTGACCATCACCGGCGCCACCGACCGGGTGAAGATCGCGACCTTCAACGGCACGCCTTTCGTGCTCGACATGATCCAGAACGGCCAGGTCGAGATGGATATTGGCGAGAACCTCGACTGGATCGCCTATGGCATGCTCGACGCCCAGATGCGCCTTGTTTGCGGCCTCGATCCCGTTACGGACCCTAAGATCCCGCTGGTGATCTTTGACGCCAACAATGCCGCCAGCGCCGGAACACCCGCCGAAGTCTCCAAGGGCTATGGCGACGCCTATGTGCAAGGCTACAAGGAGCTCTGGCA is a genomic window containing:
- a CDS encoding hydantoinase/oxoprolinase family protein, with protein sequence MMKTIGVDVGGTFTDLVYCDMTSGDIAIHKVSTTPDDPSRGVMTGITELCAANNVEPSSIDYVFHGTTTATNSVLENKGAKAGLITNEGFRDIIHIGRHQRVEHYSIIQELPWQHRPLVRRQHRKTVGGRLVPPTGAELEPLDREGVRRAAQELKAEGVESVAICFLFSYLNPAHELEAKAIVEEVMPGAFVTTSSFISPQFREFERFTTAALAAFIGPKVDRYIDNLDKALRAIGVQGDLRIMASNGGVATTKMVVEKPTLTLLSGLAAGVLGGKWIGDLTSHDRLITFDIGGTSADIGIIVDGVFSETDARSTSIAGFPLLTPMIDIHTIGAGGGSIAHIDRGGAFRVGPQSAGAVPGPAAYGRGGTEPTVTDANLVLGRLAAQDFLGGGMTLDEAASRKVVGELSERLGMSINETAEGILTIINSNMANAIRSRTVQKGIDPRSFALVAFGGAGPLHGVEVARMLDIPEVIVPPFPGITSAMGLLTTDLKYDLTRTQFQVSGAVDLERINSDISAMEAELSAQFVADKITSADVSFQRIGDLRYVGQGYELKIAFPGGAITQAGLNETFEAFHRAHAAEYGHAFKASPIEIVNLRVSGIGRMPKIDKLRAPASGSLEEALVRTVPSVFRVGGELKTFDTPVYRRTALPVGQAFEGPAIILQKDSTTVMPPATSAVVEASGSIIITLGEAK
- a CDS encoding substrate-binding domain-containing protein — protein: MATTTRLVAATLALGLLSAGATQAQDALAAAQADLDKYTGVPTFTAPGEPFDAKACMAEKSILSVPASSAVPFVATIAEAMGEIAKEIGFEYQIWENQGQPTQWVQGIEFGVTNQFDLIDLLAGADPRVLTTQIKAARDAGAIVTASHLTGFEQEVPGGLTASIPIDYKQAGKLLAEWAITKTQGKANALVLITNEVLSTESMMAGIEEVFAAHPESKFTTVNVSIPDWASKIQSNVQSAIIADPTINYILPIYDGMNQFVVPALTITGATDRVKIATFNGTPFVLDMIQNGQVEMDIGENLDWIAYGMLDAQMRLVCGLDPVTDPKIPLVIFDANNAASAGTPAEVSKGYGDAYVQGYKELWQL